In Leifsonia sp. ZF2019, a genomic segment contains:
- a CDS encoding GuaB3 family IMP dehydrogenase-related protein has protein sequence MEIEIGRAKRARRVYAFDDIAVVPSRRTRDPEDVSVSWGIDAYQFSIPFLAAPMDSVVSPTTAIMMGQLGGLGVLDLEGLWTRYEDPEPLLAEIRELPPAKATSRMQEIYAEPIKPELVTQRLAEIREAGVTVAGALSPQRTQDLYETVVAAGVDLFVIRGTTVSAEHVSKSVEPLNLKKFIYELDVPVIVGGAATYTAALHLMRTGAAGVLVGFGGGAASTTRSTLGIHAPMATAVADVAGARRDYMDESGGRYVHVIADGGLGSSGDIVKAIACGADAVMLGSTLARATDAPGGGWHWGAEAHHPHLPRGNRVQVGQVAPLEEILYGPAPVAEGTANLVGALRRSMATTGYSDLKEFQRVEVVVAPYQAH, from the coding sequence ATGGAGATTGAGATCGGGCGTGCCAAGCGCGCCCGCCGCGTGTACGCCTTCGACGACATCGCGGTGGTGCCCAGCCGGCGCACCCGCGACCCGGAGGATGTGTCGGTGTCCTGGGGCATCGACGCGTACCAGTTCTCCATCCCGTTCCTCGCGGCCCCGATGGACTCGGTGGTGTCGCCCACCACGGCGATCATGATGGGCCAGCTCGGCGGCCTCGGCGTGCTCGACCTCGAGGGTCTCTGGACGCGCTACGAGGATCCGGAGCCGCTGCTCGCCGAGATCCGCGAGCTGCCCCCTGCGAAGGCCACTTCGCGCATGCAGGAGATCTACGCGGAGCCGATCAAGCCCGAGCTGGTGACCCAGCGTCTGGCGGAGATCCGCGAGGCCGGTGTCACTGTCGCCGGCGCTCTCTCGCCGCAGCGCACGCAGGACCTCTACGAGACCGTCGTCGCCGCCGGCGTCGACCTCTTCGTCATCCGCGGCACCACCGTCTCGGCCGAGCACGTCTCGAAGAGCGTCGAGCCGCTCAATCTCAAGAAGTTCATCTACGAACTGGACGTCCCGGTGATCGTCGGCGGCGCGGCCACCTACACGGCGGCCCTGCACCTCATGCGCACCGGCGCTGCGGGCGTCCTGGTCGGCTTCGGCGGCGGCGCGGCCTCCACCACGCGCTCCACCCTCGGCATCCACGCGCCGATGGCGACCGCGGTCGCCGACGTCGCCGGCGCGCGCCGCGACTACATGGACGAGTCGGGCGGCCGCTACGTCCACGTCATCGCCGACGGCGGCCTCGGCAGCTCCGGAGACATCGTCAAGGCCATCGCCTGCGGCGCGGACGCGGTCATGCTCGGCTCCACTCTGGCGCGAGCGACCGACGCCCCCGGCGGCGGCTGGCACTGGGGCGCCGAGGCGCACCACCCCCACCTCCCGCGCGGCAACCGCGTGCAGGTCGGTCAGGTCGCCCCGCTCGAGGAGATCCTGTACGGCCCGGCGCCCGTCGCCGAGGGGACTGCGAATCTGGTGGGAGCCTTGCGCCGGAGCATGGCGACGACGGGATACTCGGACCTGAAGGAGTTCCAGCGCGTCGAGGTGGTCGTCGCACCGTACCAAGCGCACTAG
- a CDS encoding MalY/PatB family protein, with product MKVDAEPLDRLRQRTSEKWRAYPDDVLPLFVAEMDYPLAEPIAAALHAAVDRSDTGYVGPQRGMETAFAEHARERWGWAVDQAQVRTSTDIGVVVVEALRRLIAPGDPVIITPPVYPPFFSYVPEAGGVVEEVPLVDDGSTWSLDLAGIERAFAGGARALLLCNPHNPLGLVHPPEQLRVVAELAERYGASVVSDEVHASLTHRDAEFTPFLHVSDAARRVGIAAHAASKAWNLAGLKCAFFVTAGEEQAALVRGLPVEIEERTSLFGRIAAEAAYREGMPWLEGALDAVEANRVLLADLLASHVPEALYRQPHASYLAWIDLRALGWGDDPAQRILAETKVALGNGPAFGREGRGFARVNLACSPEVLTEAVTRIGQMRH from the coding sequence ATGAAGGTCGACGCCGAGCCCCTGGACCGCCTCCGCCAGCGCACCAGCGAGAAGTGGCGCGCCTATCCCGACGACGTGCTTCCGCTGTTCGTGGCCGAAATGGACTACCCGCTCGCCGAACCGATCGCCGCCGCCCTGCACGCCGCGGTCGACCGCTCCGACACCGGGTACGTCGGACCGCAGCGCGGCATGGAGACGGCCTTCGCCGAGCACGCGCGCGAGCGCTGGGGCTGGGCCGTCGATCAGGCGCAGGTGCGCACGTCCACCGACATCGGCGTCGTCGTCGTGGAGGCGCTCCGCCGGCTGATAGCGCCCGGCGACCCGGTGATCATCACGCCGCCGGTGTATCCGCCGTTCTTCTCGTACGTCCCGGAGGCCGGCGGCGTGGTGGAGGAGGTCCCGCTCGTCGACGACGGCAGCACCTGGTCGCTCGACCTGGCCGGCATCGAGCGCGCCTTCGCGGGCGGCGCACGCGCCCTGCTGCTGTGCAACCCGCACAACCCGCTCGGACTGGTGCACCCGCCCGAGCAGCTGCGCGTGGTGGCGGAACTGGCGGAGCGCTACGGCGCGAGCGTCGTCAGCGACGAGGTGCACGCGTCGCTCACGCATCGCGATGCGGAATTCACCCCGTTCCTCCACGTCTCCGACGCCGCACGCCGCGTCGGCATCGCCGCCCACGCCGCGAGCAAGGCCTGGAACCTGGCCGGCCTCAAGTGCGCCTTCTTCGTGACCGCGGGTGAGGAGCAGGCCGCGCTCGTCCGCGGCCTGCCCGTCGAGATCGAGGAGCGCACGAGCCTGTTCGGCCGCATCGCGGCCGAAGCCGCCTACCGCGAGGGGATGCCGTGGCTCGAGGGTGCGCTCGATGCGGTCGAGGCCAACCGCGTGCTGCTCGCCGACCTCCTCGCCTCGCACGTCCCCGAGGCGCTCTACCGGCAGCCGCACGCCAGCTATCTGGCCTGGATCGACCTGCGCGCACTCGGCTGGGGCGACGACCCGGCCCAGCGCATCCTCGCCGAGACGAAGGTCGCGCTGGGCAACGGGCCGGCGTTCGGCCGCGAAGGCCGCGGCTTCGCGCGCGTCAACCTGGCCTGCTCGCCGGAGGTGCTGACCGAGGCGGTGACACGGATCGGGCAGATGCGACACTGA
- a CDS encoding lactococcin 972 family bacteriocin, translating to MRLKKSLIATALAAGALTGGSLLSAAPANAYVSYPEGGTWDYGNSGSTWSHYHHPSKVHRSTACNSYTCLRSADAGRGSWSRATVAWTVTGNTWYYYNY from the coding sequence ATGCGACTGAAGAAATCACTCATCGCGACCGCGCTGGCCGCTGGAGCCTTGACCGGGGGCTCCCTGCTCTCGGCGGCTCCCGCCAATGCGTACGTCAGCTACCCGGAGGGAGGTACCTGGGACTACGGCAACTCGGGTTCGACGTGGTCGCACTACCACCACCCGAGCAAGGTTCACCGTTCGACGGCGTGCAACTCATACACCTGTTTGCGGTCTGCGGACGCGGGGCGCGGCTCGTGGTCACGGGCCACCGTCGCGTGGACCGTGACCGGAAACACTTGGTACTACTACAACTACTGA
- a CDS encoding peptidoglycan-binding domain-containing protein → MSRRLLSRITLLSVIGIVLFAGGACAAWLWFSPAVPASLAGPSAAAEAPIAYRDFTDPRTVSLAFTSHPESPLVSEASGRLTASSCSPGTTVESGLPFASMNGEPLIALATSAPLWRDLAAGDRGDDVRSLQAELTRLGFPVTNDGAVGTQTLAAVAKLFARAGDDALPATTISTARFVWLPTPATTILACDAHVGESLGVGGTLATAVGGLASVSIVPLPRDLVDGARTLTVDEVTVPVDRAGDVTATEALSALAGTPSYASATASSRETGSASEAISGQLALEAPVEIATVPPTAVHSVRGNSGCLSSRGTGYPVTIVGSQLGQTFVRFAGEARPTSADLSPTGDSACS, encoded by the coding sequence ATGAGCCGACGTCTGCTCTCGAGGATCACTCTGCTGTCCGTGATCGGGATCGTGCTCTTCGCGGGGGGAGCGTGCGCGGCGTGGCTCTGGTTCTCCCCGGCCGTTCCCGCTTCTCTCGCCGGACCGTCGGCGGCAGCCGAAGCTCCCATCGCCTACCGCGATTTCACGGATCCCCGCACGGTTTCGCTCGCTTTCACTTCTCACCCCGAGAGCCCGCTGGTGTCGGAAGCGTCGGGACGGCTCACGGCGTCGTCATGCTCCCCCGGAACGACCGTCGAGTCCGGTCTCCCTTTCGCGTCGATGAACGGCGAGCCCCTGATCGCTCTGGCGACCAGCGCGCCGTTGTGGAGGGACCTCGCAGCAGGCGACAGAGGCGACGACGTGCGCTCGCTTCAAGCCGAACTCACCAGGCTCGGTTTTCCTGTGACGAACGACGGCGCGGTCGGGACGCAGACCCTCGCGGCGGTCGCGAAACTCTTCGCCCGAGCGGGTGACGATGCCCTCCCGGCGACGACGATCTCCACCGCCCGATTCGTCTGGCTTCCGACCCCCGCGACGACGATCCTGGCCTGCGACGCCCACGTCGGTGAGTCGTTGGGAGTAGGCGGAACGCTCGCGACGGCGGTCGGCGGACTCGCCTCGGTCTCCATCGTCCCGTTGCCTCGAGACCTCGTCGACGGCGCACGGACTCTCACGGTCGATGAGGTGACCGTCCCGGTCGACCGCGCGGGGGACGTCACGGCCACCGAAGCCTTGTCGGCACTGGCCGGCACTCCGTCATACGCGTCCGCCACAGCCTCTTCGCGCGAGACGGGGTCCGCCAGCGAGGCGATCTCCGGTCAGCTCGCGCTGGAGGCTCCTGTAGAAATCGCCACGGTCCCGCCGACCGCTGTCCATTCGGTACGAGGGAACAGTGGATGCCTCTCCTCGCGCGGGACGGGATATCCGGTGACGATCGTCGGCTCCCAGCTCGGTCAGACGTTCGTGCGGTTCGCGGGGGAAGCACGCCCGACCTCAGCCGACCTCTCACCGACGGGCGACTCCGCGTGCTCGTGA
- a CDS encoding ATP-binding cassette domain-containing protein, which translates to MTLEGVGHRFGEAGWLFRGLDFQFHPGETYALTGPSSSGKSTLLSLLARLARPCEGRIRFDGVHRVNWVFQNPFGSARRTALDHVTLPLLTRGASMRSAERQAHDLLARFELAEVAQRPFGELSGGEAQRLMLARGLASQPDLLLIDEPTAQLDAYNAERVDAAIAATAESDVIVIVATHDPRTTARCSVRLDLRSLPGGRAR; encoded by the coding sequence GTGACCTTGGAGGGCGTCGGCCACCGTTTCGGCGAGGCCGGGTGGTTGTTCCGGGGCCTGGACTTCCAGTTTCATCCGGGCGAGACATATGCCCTCACCGGGCCCTCCAGCTCAGGCAAGAGCACACTCCTTTCGCTGTTGGCGCGACTCGCTCGGCCGTGCGAGGGACGCATCCGATTCGACGGTGTGCACCGGGTGAACTGGGTCTTCCAGAATCCGTTCGGGTCCGCACGTCGCACCGCCCTCGACCACGTCACGCTTCCACTGCTCACTCGCGGCGCGTCGATGCGGTCCGCCGAGCGTCAGGCCCACGACCTGCTTGCACGGTTCGAACTCGCGGAGGTCGCCCAGCGACCGTTCGGAGAGCTGTCGGGCGGCGAGGCGCAGCGGTTGATGCTCGCTCGGGGCCTGGCCTCGCAGCCGGACCTGCTCCTGATCGACGAGCCGACGGCGCAGCTGGATGCGTACAACGCGGAACGAGTGGACGCGGCCATCGCGGCGACGGCGGAGAGCGACGTGATCGTGATCGTGGCGACCCATGATCCGCGCACCACGGCGAGGTGCAGTGTCCGGCTCGACCTCCGGTCCCTTCCCGGCGGAAGGGCGCGATGA
- a CDS encoding ABC-F family ATP-binding cassette domain-containing protein, with the protein MGHIDVSGVSYTLADGRPLLDDVSFRVGDGTVSALIGANGAGKSTLLRIIRGEVRPDSGGVVIDGGLGVMDQFVGHVRDDRTVRDLLVGVAPAEVRRAAEALAAAEEAIIERDETDTQLRYANALAEYADAGGYDQEVVWDNCTVSALGVPFERAQYRLVRTLSGGEQKRLVLEALLRGPEQVLLLDEPDNYLDVPAKRWLEEQLRATPKTVLLVSHDRELLANAADRILTLELGAAGNSTWTHGGGFGGYHQARDERMARLEELRRRWDEEHAKLKALVLRFKEKAKYNSDLANAYQAAQTRLAKFEAAGPPQERPREQSVRMRLTGSRTGRRVAELQRLELTGLMRPFDGEIWFGERVAVLGSNGSGKSHFLRLLAAGGTDPDPGAGHLAAAEHAGPPVPHTGVAKLGARVAPGLFAQAHEHPELVGRTLLDILHRGDDRRAGMPREAASRVLDRYGLAASAEQTFESLSGGQQARLQILLLELSGATLLLLDEPTDNLDLVSAEALEDGLADYEGTVIAVTHDRWFARGFDRFLVFGADGEVYETDEPVWDERRVTRAR; encoded by the coding sequence GTGGGCCATATCGACGTCTCCGGCGTCTCGTACACACTCGCCGATGGGCGACCGCTGCTCGACGACGTCTCCTTCCGTGTCGGCGACGGCACGGTCTCCGCACTGATCGGCGCGAACGGAGCCGGCAAGTCCACTCTGCTGCGCATCATCCGCGGGGAGGTCCGGCCCGATTCGGGCGGCGTCGTGATCGACGGCGGCCTCGGCGTCATGGACCAGTTCGTCGGCCACGTGCGTGACGACCGCACGGTGCGCGATCTGCTCGTCGGCGTCGCTCCCGCAGAGGTCCGCCGGGCGGCCGAGGCCCTCGCGGCGGCCGAGGAGGCGATCATCGAGCGTGACGAGACCGACACGCAGCTGCGCTACGCGAACGCCCTCGCCGAGTACGCCGACGCCGGAGGGTACGACCAGGAGGTCGTGTGGGACAACTGCACCGTCTCCGCGCTCGGCGTCCCGTTCGAGCGGGCGCAGTACCGCCTGGTTCGGACCCTCTCCGGTGGAGAGCAGAAACGCCTGGTGCTGGAGGCGCTGCTGCGCGGACCGGAGCAGGTGCTGCTCCTCGACGAGCCGGACAACTACCTCGACGTGCCGGCGAAGCGCTGGCTGGAGGAGCAGCTGCGGGCGACGCCCAAGACCGTCCTGCTGGTCTCGCACGACCGCGAACTGCTCGCGAACGCGGCCGACCGCATCCTGACGCTGGAACTCGGCGCGGCAGGCAACAGCACGTGGACGCACGGGGGCGGCTTCGGCGGGTACCACCAGGCCCGCGACGAGCGGATGGCCCGGCTCGAGGAGCTGCGCCGGCGCTGGGACGAGGAGCACGCCAAGCTCAAGGCCCTCGTGCTGCGGTTCAAGGAGAAGGCCAAGTACAACTCCGACCTGGCGAACGCGTACCAGGCCGCACAGACGCGCCTCGCGAAGTTCGAGGCGGCCGGTCCTCCCCAGGAGCGGCCGCGCGAGCAGAGCGTCCGGATGCGGCTGACCGGGTCCCGTACGGGCCGCCGCGTCGCCGAGCTGCAGCGACTCGAGTTGACCGGGCTGATGCGTCCCTTCGACGGGGAGATCTGGTTCGGTGAGCGCGTCGCGGTGCTCGGGTCGAACGGCTCGGGCAAGTCGCACTTCCTGCGCCTGCTCGCGGCAGGCGGCACGGATCCCGACCCCGGCGCCGGCCATCTCGCCGCGGCGGAGCACGCGGGCCCGCCGGTGCCGCACACCGGCGTCGCGAAGCTCGGGGCCCGCGTGGCTCCCGGCCTGTTCGCGCAAGCGCACGAGCACCCCGAGCTGGTCGGTCGCACGCTGCTCGACATCCTCCACCGCGGCGACGACCGGCGTGCAGGCATGCCCCGTGAGGCCGCCAGCCGCGTGCTGGACCGCTACGGCCTGGCCGCGTCGGCGGAGCAGACCTTCGAGTCGCTCTCCGGCGGCCAGCAGGCCCGCCTGCAGATCCTGCTCCTGGAGCTGTCGGGCGCGACGCTGCTGCTGCTCGACGAGCCCACCGACAACCTCGACCTCGTCTCGGCGGAAGCGCTGGAAGACGGACTCGCCGACTACGAGGGAACCGTGATCGCGGTGACGCACGACAGGTGGTTCGCGCGCGGCTTCGACCGGTTCCTGGTCTTCGGGGCGGACGGCGAGGTCTACGAGACGGATGAGCCCGTGTGGGACGAGAGACGGGTGACGCGGGCGCGCTAG
- the guaB gene encoding IMP dehydrogenase, giving the protein MDQADPFGFIGLTYDDVMLLPGHTDVIPSEADTSTRLTKRITMATPLLSSAMDTVTESRMAVAMARHGGIGILHRNLSIEDQAAHVDKVKRSESGMITNPVTTTPEATVEEVDALCGQFRVSGLPVVEGDGRLVGIITNRDMRFVSPFERSTTLVRDVMTRQPLITAPVGIDPDAAVAIFAEHKIEKLPLVDADGTLRGLITVKDFDKSEKYPDATKDDEGRLRVGAAIGFFGDAWERAMTLVDAGVDVIVVDTANGDSRGVLDIVSRLKHEPRASHVDVIGGNVATRTGAQALVDAGADAIKVGVGPGSICTTRVVAGVGVPQVTAVYEASLAARPAGVPLIADGGLQYSGDIAKALVAGADSVMLGSLLAGTAESPGDLVFVNGKQFKNYRGMGSLGALQTRGKKTSYSRDRYFQADVPSDEQLIAEGIEGQVPYRGPLAAVAYQLVGGLRQSMFYVGARTITELKERGKFVRITAAGLKESHPHDIQMVVEAPNYRR; this is encoded by the coding sequence ATGGACCAGGCGGATCCGTTCGGATTCATCGGTTTGACCTACGACGACGTCATGCTGCTCCCCGGGCACACCGACGTCATCCCGAGCGAGGCTGACACCTCGACGCGCCTGACCAAGCGCATCACCATGGCGACCCCGCTGCTCTCGAGCGCGATGGACACCGTCACCGAGTCCCGCATGGCCGTCGCGATGGCGCGCCACGGCGGCATCGGCATCCTGCACCGCAACCTCTCCATCGAGGACCAGGCGGCGCACGTCGACAAGGTGAAGCGCTCCGAGTCCGGCATGATCACCAACCCGGTGACCACGACCCCCGAGGCGACGGTCGAGGAGGTCGACGCGCTCTGCGGCCAGTTCCGCGTCAGCGGTCTCCCCGTGGTCGAGGGCGACGGCCGGCTCGTCGGCATCATCACCAACCGCGACATGCGTTTCGTCTCCCCGTTCGAGCGGTCGACGACGCTGGTGCGCGACGTCATGACCCGCCAGCCGCTCATCACCGCTCCGGTCGGGATCGACCCCGACGCCGCGGTCGCGATCTTCGCGGAGCACAAGATCGAGAAGCTCCCCCTGGTGGACGCCGACGGCACGCTCCGCGGTCTCATCACCGTGAAGGACTTCGACAAGAGCGAGAAGTACCCGGACGCCACCAAGGACGACGAGGGCCGTCTGCGCGTCGGCGCCGCGATCGGCTTCTTCGGCGACGCGTGGGAGCGCGCGATGACGCTGGTCGACGCGGGTGTGGACGTCATCGTCGTCGACACCGCGAACGGCGACAGCCGCGGCGTGCTCGACATCGTCAGCCGCCTCAAGCACGAGCCGCGGGCCTCGCACGTCGACGTGATCGGCGGCAACGTCGCGACCCGCACCGGCGCCCAGGCGCTCGTGGACGCGGGAGCTGACGCGATCAAGGTCGGTGTCGGACCGGGTTCCATCTGCACGACGCGTGTCGTCGCGGGTGTCGGCGTGCCCCAGGTCACGGCGGTCTATGAGGCCTCGCTCGCCGCGCGTCCCGCCGGTGTGCCGCTGATCGCGGACGGCGGTCTGCAGTATTCGGGCGACATCGCCAAGGCGCTCGTCGCCGGCGCGGACAGCGTCATGCTCGGGTCGCTGCTCGCGGGCACGGCCGAGTCGCCCGGCGACCTCGTCTTCGTCAACGGCAAGCAGTTCAAGAATTACCGCGGCATGGGCTCGCTCGGCGCGCTGCAGACCCGTGGCAAGAAGACCTCGTACTCCCGCGACCGCTACTTCCAGGCGGACGTGCCGAGTGACGAGCAGCTCATCGCCGAAGGCATCGAGGGGCAGGTCCCCTATCGCGGACCTCTCGCCGCCGTCGCCTACCAGCTCGTCGGCGGCCTGCGCCAGTCGATGTTCTACGTCGGTGCGCGCACCATCACCGAGCTGAAGGAGCGCGGCAAGTTCGTCCGCATCACCGCGGCCGGGTTGAAGGAGTCGCACCCGCACGACATCCAGATGGTCGTCGAGGCTCCGAACTACCGCCGCTAG
- a CDS encoding amino acid ABC transporter ATP-binding protein, translated as MSPFLQVTDVTKRYDDVTVIDDVSLDVERGETVVLLGPSGAGKSTLLRCMNMLERIDRGRIVLDGEELGWKPRKGVMRELSGRAEARQRQDIGMVFQSFNLFAHLTVLQNVIEAPVGVLKRPKAEAITEAHDLLRQVGLDHKADAYPAQLSGGQQQRVAIARALAMHPKLMLFDEPTSALDPELVSEVLDVIKGLATTGMTLVIVTHEIGFAREVCDRFVFMENGRIVEAGPSDRLTVDGAANARTRDFLSRVL; from the coding sequence ATGAGCCCCTTCCTGCAGGTGACCGACGTCACGAAGCGTTACGACGACGTGACCGTCATCGACGACGTGAGCCTCGACGTCGAGCGGGGCGAGACCGTCGTCCTCCTCGGCCCCTCCGGCGCGGGGAAGAGCACCCTCCTGCGGTGCATGAACATGCTCGAGCGCATCGACCGCGGACGCATCGTCCTGGACGGCGAGGAGCTCGGCTGGAAGCCTCGCAAAGGCGTCATGCGCGAGCTCTCCGGCCGGGCCGAGGCGCGGCAGCGCCAGGACATCGGGATGGTGTTCCAGAGTTTCAACCTGTTCGCACATCTGACGGTGCTGCAGAACGTGATCGAGGCGCCCGTCGGCGTGCTGAAGCGGCCGAAGGCGGAGGCGATCACCGAGGCGCACGACCTCCTGCGCCAGGTGGGCCTCGACCACAAGGCCGACGCCTACCCGGCGCAGCTCTCCGGCGGCCAGCAGCAGCGCGTCGCCATCGCGCGTGCCCTGGCCATGCACCCGAAACTCATGCTCTTCGACGAGCCGACGAGCGCGCTCGACCCCGAACTGGTGAGCGAAGTCCTGGACGTGATCAAGGGACTCGCGACGACCGGCATGACGCTGGTGATCGTCACGCACGAGATCGGATTCGCACGGGAGGTGTGCGACCGTTTCGTGTTCATGGAGAACGGGCGCATCGTCGAGGCGGGCCCCTCCGACCGCCTCACGGTCGACGGCGCCGCCAACGCGCGCACGCGCGACTTCCTCTCCCGTGTGCTCTGA
- a CDS encoding amino acid ABC transporter permease, protein MPEHEQGSAALAPHIPNRHLARWVVAALLVLLLLGWLQGLAFNQALDWPTIGQYFLNYDVLAGLGRTLLITAVSIVVAVVLGALLATMRLSDNPVLRGLAWLYVWFFRSIPLLVLLVLTFNLSLLWPTIDLGIPYGPVFVSINTQELINPMVAAIVTFSLQQAAYTSEVLRASIQSVPTGQREAAVALGMTRTRTMMKIVFPQAFRVALPPIANDTINLLKSTSLVAFIAVPDLMYSVQQIYSSNFRIVPLLIVATLWYMIVVSILSIGQFFIERALRSSPSRVGRRTIDADPILPDSATPDDTLAENAAASDTAPKENRA, encoded by the coding sequence ATGCCCGAACACGAACAGGGATCGGCGGCCCTCGCGCCGCACATCCCCAACCGCCATCTCGCGCGCTGGGTGGTCGCCGCCCTGCTCGTGCTCCTCCTGCTCGGCTGGCTCCAGGGTCTGGCGTTCAACCAGGCCCTGGACTGGCCGACGATCGGGCAGTACTTCCTGAACTACGACGTGCTGGCCGGTCTCGGCCGCACGCTGCTCATCACCGCGGTCTCCATCGTCGTCGCCGTCGTCCTGGGAGCGCTGCTCGCCACGATGCGGCTCTCCGACAACCCGGTGCTGCGCGGGCTCGCCTGGCTCTACGTCTGGTTCTTCCGGTCGATCCCGCTGCTGGTGCTGCTGGTGCTGACCTTCAACCTGTCGCTGCTCTGGCCGACGATCGACCTCGGAATCCCCTACGGGCCGGTGTTCGTCTCGATCAACACGCAGGAGCTCATCAACCCGATGGTCGCCGCGATCGTGACGTTCTCACTCCAGCAGGCGGCCTACACGTCGGAGGTCCTGCGCGCATCCATCCAATCCGTGCCGACCGGCCAGCGGGAGGCGGCCGTCGCCCTGGGGATGACGCGCACGCGCACCATGATGAAGATCGTCTTCCCGCAGGCGTTCCGGGTCGCGCTCCCGCCGATCGCCAACGACACCATCAACCTGTTGAAGTCGACCTCGCTCGTCGCCTTCATCGCCGTGCCCGACCTCATGTACTCGGTGCAGCAGATCTACTCGTCCAATTTCCGGATCGTCCCGCTCCTGATCGTCGCGACCCTGTGGTACATGATCGTCGTGTCGATCCTGTCGATCGGGCAGTTCTTCATCGAGCGCGCTCTGCGCTCGTCGCCGTCGCGCGTCGGCCGGCGGACGATCGACGCCGACCCGATCCTCCCGGACTCCGCCACCCCGGACGACACCCTCGCCGAGAACGCGGCGGCCTCCGACACCGCGCCGAAGGAGAACCGCGCATGA
- a CDS encoding transporter substrate-binding domain-containing protein: MTITRSRLRGPLAAGIGIAAAAAALLTGCSSGTASSSGTPSAGSSAATVKLPDAFAGKDLVAPAVTGYPPYAYLDGGKIVGISTDLATAVGGPWGTKVTLKQDSFENALLGVNSGTYFGAFGADVTAEREKTFDQVSFLEDHYQFMGLKGADLGSSLDDLCGLKISVVAADSAIPVLQEQSTKCTAAGKQAIHVQTFADQGAATLAVSSKQVDATTATLTNLGYISKQSSGQFTIGGPKYQFVLIGIATKKGNGMAQALADSINELIANGEYTKILEKYGVEGDAIDKAEVNPNPNVGE; the protein is encoded by the coding sequence ATGACGATCACACGTTCACGGCTCCGCGGCCCCCTCGCCGCGGGCATCGGCATCGCGGCTGCAGCAGCCGCGCTGCTCACCGGCTGCAGCAGCGGCACGGCATCCTCGTCGGGCACCCCCTCCGCCGGCTCCTCGGCCGCGACGGTGAAGCTGCCCGACGCGTTCGCCGGCAAAGACCTGGTGGCGCCGGCCGTCACCGGGTACCCGCCCTACGCCTACCTCGACGGCGGCAAGATCGTCGGCATCAGCACCGACCTCGCCACCGCCGTCGGCGGCCCCTGGGGCACGAAGGTGACCCTCAAGCAGGATTCGTTCGAGAACGCGCTCCTCGGCGTCAACAGCGGCACGTACTTCGGTGCGTTCGGCGCCGACGTCACAGCGGAGCGCGAGAAGACCTTCGACCAGGTCTCCTTCCTCGAGGACCATTACCAGTTCATGGGCCTGAAGGGCGCCGACCTGGGGTCGAGCCTGGACGACCTGTGCGGCCTGAAGATCTCCGTCGTCGCGGCGGACAGCGCCATCCCGGTGCTCCAGGAGCAGTCGACGAAGTGCACCGCGGCCGGCAAGCAGGCGATCCACGTCCAGACCTTCGCCGACCAGGGGGCGGCGACCCTCGCCGTCAGCAGCAAGCAGGTCGATGCCACGACGGCGACGCTGACGAACCTCGGGTACATTTCGAAGCAGTCGTCGGGTCAGTTCACCATCGGCGGCCCGAAGTACCAGTTCGTCCTCATCGGTATCGCCACCAAGAAGGGCAACGGGATGGCGCAGGCGCTCGCCGACTCCATCAACGAGCTCATCGCGAACGGCGAGTACACCAAGATCCTCGAGAAGTACGGGGTCGAGGGCGACGCCATCGACAAGGCAGAAGTCAACCCGAACCCCAACGTCGGAGAGTAG
- a CDS encoding DUF3830 family protein — MSTTPKRIFLEFEGGPRAEATLLLDAAPRTAEAIWSALESPVSDDVMHAMYAGPEIMFGLPQSAQTFDPTALPAENQQVIPAAGDLVWFFQPKELMAGLDFELWEVGIFYGKGGRIFGPLGWTPCTIWASITSGLEEFAAACQETRTIGLKKLTIGRIE, encoded by the coding sequence GTGAGCACGACCCCCAAGCGCATCTTCCTCGAGTTCGAGGGGGGACCGCGCGCGGAAGCGACATTGCTGCTCGACGCGGCGCCCCGGACCGCCGAGGCGATCTGGAGCGCACTGGAGTCGCCCGTGAGCGACGATGTCATGCACGCGATGTACGCCGGACCCGAGATCATGTTCGGGCTGCCGCAGAGCGCGCAGACGTTCGACCCGACCGCCCTCCCGGCGGAGAACCAGCAGGTCATCCCCGCGGCGGGCGACCTGGTCTGGTTCTTCCAGCCGAAGGAGCTCATGGCCGGGCTGGACTTCGAGCTGTGGGAGGTCGGCATCTTCTACGGCAAGGGCGGCCGGATCTTCGGCCCGCTCGGCTGGACACCCTGCACCATCTGGGCGTCGATCACCAGCGGACTCGAGGAGTTCGCCGCGGCGTGCCAGGAGACCCGCACCATCGGACTGAAGAAACTCACCATCGGGAGAATCGAATGA